One window of the Benincasa hispida cultivar B227 chromosome 3, ASM972705v1, whole genome shotgun sequence genome contains the following:
- the LOC120073590 gene encoding uncharacterized mitochondrial protein AtMg00300-like — protein MSNNNSCSVIGIGSVSLKLEDGGKEGYCEVLKKSKPIFRGIKINGVYVVQGVQKVHSALVVTSKEPTEGELWHKRLSHISAKVIQALNNQGILPKGIHRILSFCKHCVIGKATRQSFVKAQHTTKVILDYVHSDL, from the exons ATGAGTAATAATAACTCATGTTCAGTTATTGGTATTGGTTCTGTTTCACTTAAGCTAGAAGATGG AGGAAAGGAAGGCTATTGTGAAGTATTGAAGAAAAGTAAGCCTATTTTCAGAGGGATAAAAATAAATGGGGTCTATGTTGTTCAAGGAGTTCAGAAAGTACATTCAGCCTTAGTTGTGACTTCTAAAGAGCCTACTGAAGGAGAACTTTGGCATAAAAGACTTTCTCATATTAGTGCCAAAGTTATTCAAGCTCTTAACAACCAAGGAATTCTACCTAAAGGAATTCATCGAATCCTATCCTTCTGTAAGCATTGTGTGATAGGTAAAGCAACTAGGCAGAGTTTTGTAAAGGCTCAGCATACaaccaaggtcatccttgattaTGTGCATTCGGACCTTTGA